The following are encoded in a window of Vigna radiata var. radiata cultivar VC1973A unplaced genomic scaffold, Vradiata_ver6 scaffold_312, whole genome shotgun sequence genomic DNA:
- the LOC106755234 gene encoding transcription factor JUNGBRUNNEN 1: MNAKVQDSDDTKKGEEVVLPGFRFHPTDEELVGFYLQRKVEKKPLKIELIKQVDIYKYDPWDLPKVNSFGDKEWYFFCIRGRKYRNSVRPNRVTRSGFWKATGIDKSIYCVKEPHECIGLKKSLVYYRGSAGKGTKTDWMMHEFRLPPNAKSSTNIANATNNLHEAEVWTLCRIFKRIPSFKKYSPNLKDTTALTKSNTVNSNTSTLDSENCKPYLICRDPEMMQQLKPVFGQVDEKKHLFLGQFGQLPHLQPPSTPYPTFWNHNVEDYAFANENWDDLRSVVQFAIDPSSVFDCTETHFPPYFS, encoded by the exons atgaaTGCTAAAGTACAAGACTCTGATGATACCAAAAAGGGTGAAGAAGTTGTGCTTCCTGGCTTTAGATTCCACCCTACAGATGAAGAACTTGTTGGGTTTTATCTGCAGAGAAAGGTGGAAAAGAAGCCTCTCAAAATTGAACTCATCAAACAGGTTGATATCTACAAATATGATCCATGGGACCTTCCAA AGGTGAATTCATTTGGGGACAAGGAATGGTATTTTTTCTGCATAAGAGGGAGGAAGTACAGGAACAGTGTGAGGCCAAACAGGGTAACTAGGTCAGGGTTTTGGAAAGCCACAGGAATAGACAAGTCGATATACTGCGTGAAGGAACCCCATGAATGCATTGGCCTGAAGAAGTCATTGGTGTACTATCGTGGAAGTGCTGGAAAAGGCACCAAAACTGATTGGATGATGCATGAGTTTCGTCTTCCACCCAATGCTAAATCCTCCACCAACATTGCTAATGCTACCAATAACCTTCATGAAGCT GAGGTGTGGACACTGTGCAGGATATTCAAACGCATCCCATCTTTCAAAAAGTACAGTCCAAATTTGAAAGACACGACAGCCCTAACGAAATCGAACACTGTGAATTCGAACACAAGCACCTTAGATTCTGAGAACTGCAAGCCATATTTGATTTGCAGAGACCCTGAGATGATGCAACAACTAAAGCCAGTATTTGGACAGGTTGATGAAAAGAAACACTTGTTTCTTGGGCAGTTTGGGCAACTACCTCATCTTCAACCACCATCAACCCCTTACCCAACTTTTTGGAACCACAATGTTGAAGACTATGCATTTGCCAATGAAAATTGGGATGATCTCAGATCTGTCGTTCAGTTTGCCATTGATCCTTCCTCGGTCTTTGATTGTACAGAAACACATTTTCCACCCTACTTTTCTTAG